AAGGGAGGCAATGGTGTATCGAATAGGGATGATAGATGCGGTAAGTGAGCAGGATCAAAAAAGCGCCTTGATGGCGCTTTTTTACTTCCGTGTTGAGACTACTATCTTCTCGTTGCCTCGGAGAGTTTTGCTCTCATTTCCATTTCGCCAATATTGAACTGGCGAACGTCCATGGTTGCAATGTCATTGCACTTTTCGCATGAACTATGAGACTTACCATCAAGGTAGTCATGTTTTTTTACTAGGCTTGGCTTTTTACACCAATCACATACGCCTTCAATTGTGAACATATCCTCTCCTCACCTGTATCGTCAGGTGTATTTTCGGCGTGAATTATGACACAAGTAGTACTAATAAGTTAATTGTTTGTTACCTGTTTTTGAGAGGGAGATCGTTTGCGACACCAATAGAAATGGGTTTCCGTGCACTAAGTCATCCCTGAAAGATTTTATTTGTTACGTTTTGGTAACATTTTGTAAAATTGTTTTCAGGGCTGCATTCAACCTTTTCATCTCTTCATCACTTCCTTGGCCATCAGGGTGATAAATTTTAGAGAGTTGCTTGTAGCGAAGTTTGATCTGCTTTTGTTCAGGGATCGCCGAAACATTGTATCCGAACACAGCACAGGCAAGCTGAAGGTTGTGGTGACTCTTACTACCTTGTCGTTTCTTCAGCTCTTTGTAGAGTGTGGCGATTTGGTGCTTTTGTTGTTTAAGCTGAATATCTTTGAGCTTGATTTGCTCTCGACTGATGTCTTCAGTTTTTGTACTGTCACCTTGACGCAACTTAGCGATGAGAAAGCCTGTTAAGCCAAGCAGCAAGGTAATTACAATAGCGAAACCAATGGTCAGATTTTGAGAAGCTTGGCTTTGTTGGCTAGTCGACGACACATTTACGGGAGATGAATGAGTTGGTTGTGTCGTGGCCTGCTCACTATATTGCTCATCTAGTGCTTTAAATGATGAAACTTGTTGTGAGCGTCGCTGATTGAATTGTGCTTGGAGTACTCGTTCATAAGCTTGCTGAGCTTGAGGCAGTTGAGAGCTTGCCAGGCGATACCACAATCCGGCTTGGTCAAGTCCATCAAATGACTCGGGTTTTTGTTCATAGAGCTCGCCCAAGTTGAATGCCGCTTGATGATTGCCTTCAATAGCCAGTTGTGTATACCAGAGCGCAGCAGCGTTAATATCCTTCTGAGTTCCATGCCCGGTGAGCAGCATATCTGCAGTTTGCAGTTGAGCTTGCTGGTGACCTTGTTCTGCAGCTTGAGAAAACCAATAGAAAGCCTCTTCTTCGTTTTTGATGCTCGGCTCATTCAAGTAGATCTGTGCCAGACGAAACTCGTCTTCTGAGTTACCTTGATTAGCCTTCTCTTGAAGCTGAGTCAGTTCTTGCTTTGTTATCTCTGCAAATGATTGGGCGCTAAGAAGACAAAAAAGTAGGGGAATTAAAATGACCTTGTGCAACATAGATCCATCTTTCTTGGTGGTTCCTATAAAAAAGCCCAGCGATTGGCTGGGCTTAATCGAGATTATTTCAACGGTAGAATTTGTATTTCTACGCGACGGTTACATGCTCGACCTTGTGATGTGCCATTGTCACAGATTGGGTAGCGTTCACCGTTACCACGAGCAATAGCACGGCCTGCTGCGACATCTTGAGAGATCAAGAATGCACGCACAGATTCAGCACGACGCTCAGATAGGATTTGGTTGGTAGATTCGCTACCAGTACTATCTGTGTGACCATCGATCACTAGGCTTGTGTCAGGGTACTCAACCAGAATACGGGCCACACCGCGCAGTGTTTTGTGGATGCTTGGCTCAAGAGCGTAAGAACCCGATTCAAAACCGATGCCGTTTTCTAGGCGAAGTAGCAGTTGGTTTTCGCCAACACGCTCAACTTGAACACCAGAGTTAAGTAGCTCTTGGCGTAATGCCGCTTCTTGTTGGTCGAAGTAGTAACCAATACCCCCACCGACAGCCGCGCCACCTGCAGCACCAATGAGTGCACGTTTACGACGATCTTTAGAGTCATCCCCCGTTGCTGCGCCCGCTACGGCACCAGCGATAGCACCGATCAGAGCACCTTGTGTCGCAGAGTTTGTTTCAGATTCACCTGTCGTTGCGTTTTGACGCTGAGTCGCCTGACAGCCAGTTAGAGCGATAGTCAGCGCAAGTGCTAATGTGATTTTTTTCAACGTGTTGTCTCCATGTTGTACTTCAGTCATACAGTCGATGTGTATGACAAACATATTGTTCTGTATATCCGTCGAGGAAACTTCTATTAGCGGTTTAATTTTTAAGTATATAGCCAGTCTTAAGACTTTGTTATCCGCTTGGCCTCCTGTGCACCAGCGACAGGACGGTTTACAGATAACTTACGACCCTTCTTTAACCCTACCTCATAATCAGCAGTAAGGTTTTTCATTGCTTCTTTTAGTTGTTGCTTGAAGGTTTCGCGGTCGATGTTTTTAAATTCTTTATCAATGTAGTTATTGATTTTGTTGTTTGACTCATCATCAGGCGTGATAGTCGGCAGTTTTTCCAATGCGCCTTCAACCCAGCCAGAGACAAACGAGTTTACTCGGCGAGTCACTTCAGGTGAACTCGTGCCTGAACCCGCAAAACTATTACGGAACTGGCCTGTGTGCTCATTCATTTCACGGTAGATGATGTCAAAAGCGAAGGCTGCGAATATCGCACGGTCGGCTTCACCGATGAATTCGGCGCGCTTCAGGCCTTTGTGATTGAGAAGCACTGCTTCGACACCAAATTTGGTATTGATACCACGAATGACACGTAGAAGGGTTGAGCTAATGTTAGCGGGCAGAAGATGTGTTGATTGAGTTTTCCCCATCTTGATGAATTCAATATCGTCCTTCTCGAGGCCGTATTTGAGCATCAAGTTATGCGCCATTTTGATCGCGTTAGCGGCTTCGTTAACGTTGGCTGAGTTTCCAAGCTCTAAGCACTTGGCAATTTTTTTGAGGGCTCTTTTCTTATCCATCGATCGACTAATCATTACCACATTTTTTTAAAAGTCCGACATTTTACCCGTTTTAGTGAGCAACAGAAAGTAAAAGTCTTGTTAGCAATGTGAGTGCTTGATCTAAAAGTCATCTTAGAAATGAAAACACCATCAAATTATTGATGGTGTTTTGAGAAGGTGAAAGCGAGGTTTCGATTACTAGATGCCGAGTTCGTCAAGCAAGTCTGCTGCGGCGTCGTTGTCAGACAGTTTGTTGTCTGTCTTGCCATCATTCATTTTCTTTTGAGTTGCTTCTAATATGCTGTCTGGGCATTCATCTTCAGAAATTTCAAACTCTTCAAGTTGGATAAACTCGGTTTTGTCCATTGCCAGCTCTAGGTAGAAAATGTTGTTCTTTTCAGTAGAGAAAGTCACACGGCGCGCTTGTGGGCGGTCCAAGTTTGTATCTACTGATAGGTTAACTTGCTTGTTCAGTGCTAACATTTTTGGCTGGTTCTGGGTGATGTTAGTCTGCAGCTCTTTACGTACTTTGTTGGTAAAGTCGCCAACCAATTGGTTCATCAGCTCACCCAAAACATCACCCACTTCGTCAGAGGTGTGCAGTACAGCAAGCTCATCTTCAGGCATGCCCATGTTGCGCATGTAGTTGGTGTAGATCTCTAGTGCGGCCTTTGAAGTAAAATTAATAACAACAAGGCCAGAAAATCCGCCATCGAACAGAACAAAACAACCAAAATCTGGTTTAAGGCTGGTCTTACTGATCTTTTGAACCATCGCTGAGTATTGAACAGAGGAGGCAGTTGCAGAAGTCAGTACGCTTGATACCGATTGGCAAAGTTTTAGAAGAATGTCTTCTGTTGTGACTGTCTTATTTTTTCTCATTATATTGCGCTCATGGGTATCTTTAATAAAACACCATTCAGTATACTAGTGCTGAATGAATAGAAAAGTGACTATTATTGCATTCTTGCACTGAGATTCTTATTTGATCACCTTTTTATATGAACTTATTAGTAGTAAAGTGACGAAATTCAAAGAAAATTATTAAAATTCTAATTTAACCCATTGCTGATAGGATCAGCGAAGTAGGGGCAGGAAGCAAATGTTACCAAGACTTCAACTCAATGCTGATGTCGATCCAGTTGTTGTTCGCTTTTTAGAAGAGTTAAAAGCGGCCGGTTTTACTGGTGACATCGAATCTCATTATTCAAGCCGCTTAGCCGTCGCAACCGATAATAGTGTTTATCAACAGTTGCCACAGGCGGTGGTACTCCCTAAGACTACTCACGATGTTTCGTTGGTCGGAAAAATCAGTGCCAAATCCACGTATGAAAGAGTGACTTTTTCGCCACGTGGTGGTGGTACTGGTACGAATGGGCAATCCTTGACGAAAGGTGTGGTGGTCGACCTCTCTCGATACATGAATCAAGTCATTGAGATCAACGAGAAAGAGGGTTGGGTGCGTGTTCAAGCGGGTATCGTCAAAGATCAATTGAACGATGCGATTCGACCTTATGGCTATTTCTTTTCCCCCGATCTTTCGACCAGTAACCGCGCCACACTTGGCGGTATGATCAATACGGATGCTTCTGGTCAAGGCTCGCTGAAATACGGCAAAACGTCCGATCATGTGTTATCGTTACAAGCGGTGTTTGCTGACGGTTCTATTCTGGAGTCAGACCTTTCAAATGGGTTACCTAACGTTGGTGAGTACGCCCATAAAGCGTTAGAAGTGACGGAATCTGTTTGTCGTGAAAAACGTCAACAAATCCTAGAAAAATTCCCACCATTGAACCGCTTTCTTACGGGTTACGACCTAAAGAACGCGTTGAATGAAGAAAACGACCGTTTTGATATCACTCGCGTCTTGTGTGGTGCAGAGGGGTCATTGGCTTTTATTACTGAAGCCAAGCTAAATCTTACTCCTATTCCAAAAGCTCGAACGCTCGTCAACGTGAAGTACAACTCGTTTGACTCTGCATTGCGTAATGCGCCATTTATGGTGGAAGCGAATGCTTTGTCTGTCGAAACCGTTGACTCACGAGTATTGAATCTCGCTAAGCAAGATATTGTTTGGCATACAGTGAGTGATTTGCTGACTGATGTGCCGAATAAAGAGATGCTCGGTATCAATATGGTTGAGTTTGCTGGTCAGGATGAGGCTGAAGTTGAAGCTCAAGTGAGTGCACTGACTGAACGCTTGAACCAAATGCTAGAAGCGGAAGAAGCGGGTATTATCGGTTTTCAAGTGTGCAGTGACTTAGCGAGCATTGGTCGTATTTATAACATGCGTAAAAAAGCCGTAGGCTTGTTGGGGGCAGCAAAAGGACGAGCTAAGCCTGTTGCATTTGCTGAAGATACTTGTGTGCCGCCAGAGAACCTAGCAGACTTTATTGCTGAGTTCCGTGAACTGCTTGATGCTAAGTCTCTAAACTATGGCATGTTTGGCCACGTGGATGCGGGGGTTCTGCACGTGCGTCCAGCGCTGGATCTTTGCGATCCGAAACAAGAAGCGTTGATGCATGAAGTCTCCGATGAGGTCGTTAAGCTGGTGGCGAAATACGGCGGCTTGATGTGGGGTGAACATGGTAAGGGTTATCGCTCTGAATATGGTCCAGACTTCTTTGGTCAAGAGCTGTTCACGGAGCTTCGTCGAGTAAAAGCGGCGTTTGACCCGCACAACAAGATGAACCCAGGTAAGATCTGTACACCGCTTGATAGTGATGCAGAGCTGGTTAAAGTCACCGACACTAAACGCGGTTACTACGATCGTCAGATTGATGTACAAGTCCGTGACAGCTTCAAGCAAGCGATGGAGTGTAACGGCAACGGCCTATGTTTTAACTACGATACAAGCTCACCGATGTGCCCATCGATGAAGGTGACGGCTGATCGTCGTCATTCTCCAAAAGGCAGAGCGGGCTTAGTGCGTGAGTGGTTACGTCAATTGACCGAGCAGGGGGTTGATATCCTTGATTTGGAGCAACAAGCGCTAAACGACTCTACGCCTGTGAAAACCATGATCGAACGTGTTCGTAACTCGCTGAACAAGCGTCACGAATACGACTTCTCTCATGAAGTGCATGAAGCGATGAATGGCTGTCTTGCGTGTAAAGCGTGTGCGAGCCAGTGTCCGATTAAAGTTGATGTTCCAAGCTTCCGCTCTCGTTTCTTAAATATCTACTACTCTCGTTACCAACGTCCGGCGAAAGACTATTTGGTGGCGAACATTGAAACCATGTTGCCGCTGATGGCAAAAGCGCCAAAAGTTGTCAACGCGGCTCTGTCTCAGAAATGGGTGCAAAGCGCGACAGCAAAAACCGTAGGTTATGTTGATGCACCTTTGATGTCTGTGCCTACGCTGGATAAGCGACTATCTGAAAAGCAGCTCAAGGCGTTTGACTTACAGTACTTAGAAGGTCTGTCGAAGGAACAAAAACAACAGCACGTTCTGATCGTTCAAGACCCATTCACCAGTTACTACGACGCAGACGTGGTTGAAGACTTTGTCTCGTTACTTATCAAGCTTGGGAAAACTCCGGTTGTTCTACCATTCAAACCAAATGGTAAGGCTCAACATATAAAGGGTTTCTTGAGTAAATTTGCTAAGAACGCCAAATCGACCGCTGATTTCTTATCGCTCATTGCGGATATCGGTATACCACTTGTGGGTGTTGATCCGGCTCTGGTACTTTGTTACCGCGATGAATACTTAGAAGTTCTCGGTGATAAGCGTGGTGATTTTGATGTACTCACCGTGCATGAATGGATGCTGCCACGTCTTGAAGAGTTTGCTACTCGCGAGTCTAGCGAAGAGATGTGGTACCTGTTTGCTCACTGTACTGAAAAGACCAAAATGCCAAATGCAGAGAAAGAGTGGGGCGCAATATTCGCTCACTTTGGTGCCGGGTTAACGACGGTGCCCGTGGGTTGTTGTGGTATGGCCGGTACTTTTGGTCACGAAGTCGATAAGCTACAGATGTCGAAAGATATCTATGGATTGAGTTGGAAGCCACAAATTCAAGATCTCCCGAAAGATCGATGCCTTGCAACAGGGTATTCTTGCAGAAGTCAGGTTAAGCGCTTCGAGGGGGAGAAACTTGCTCACCCACTACAAGCACTTGAAAGATTGATATAAATGATGAAGCCCAGCAATGACTGGGCTTTTTAATATCTCAATATCGCATAGGGAAGGCTATGAAGTTCTTGGAATTAAAAGTACCACCGCTCGCGCTATTTGTTGTGTTTTTATTGTTGTCGTATTGGCTAGCCAATAGTCTGACGTCAGCCTCGTTCTCTCTTCCTTATCATCAGCTCATATTATTCGTGGGTATCTTGAGTAGCGGTGTGATTGGCCTTTCTGCTGTTTGGGAATTCAAAAAACACAAAACTACCGTCAACCCAATCAAAGTGGACAGTGCCTCATTGGTGGTTGATTCAGGTATCTTCGGATACAGCAGAAACCCAATGTATCTTGCGCTCTTCATCCTGCTCTTTTGTTTCGGATACTATCTTCAAAATCTATTTAGTCTTGTGCTTAGCTTGTTGTTCGTTATCTATATGAACCGCTTTCAAATCCTTCCTGAAGAGCAAGCATTGGAATCGCTATTTGGGGCTGAATACGTTGATTACAAACAGAAAGTTCGCCGCTGGATTTAAAAAGGTGATCTGTAAATGAGAATAAATCTCACACCTTAATGTACGTCACAAAAATACAAAACTCATGTTTCATATGTTTTATTTATAAATTAGCCTGCGCCAACTAATAGAAGTATTTAAGGCTAGGTAAAATATGAAACAGACTAAGTTGCTGTCCGCTGTTATTGGATTGGCATGTTTGTCTTCGACATCAGCGTTCGCTGACGTTTCTTCTCGAATCATTAATGGTGAGCAAGCGGCTACGGATAGCTGGCCATTTATGACGGCACTTGTTTTTAAAGATATTGATGCGTACAACGGACAATTTTGCGGTGCAAGTTATATAGGAAAGCGTTATGTCTTGACAGCTTCACACTGTGTTGACGCTATGAGTGGTAAAGATTTCGATGTAGTTATCGGGACATCGAACCTCGCTTCAACTGAGGCGGAGAGCCATCGATATTCTGTGAAAAATATCTACATGCATGCCGATTACAACCGCATTCGATTGAACAACGATATTGCTATATTGGAATTAACGGAAGAGCCTCAAGAGAAACAGGTTTCTTTAGTTGATCGCTTTACACGCACGAATCTACAAAATGGTCAAACCTTAACGGTAATGGGATGGGGAGACCAAGACGCCTCAGACCGCTACGCTTCAAATAGTAACTTGTTTCAGGTGAATGTACCTCTAGTCGACCAAGCTATATGCCAAGCTGCGGGTGATAATAACTCGAACTATGGTTTTATTGGCGATGATGCGTTCTGTGCGGGCTTTCCTGCTGGTGGGAAAGACTCTTGTCAAGGTGACAGTGGTGGCCCCATCATTTTAGAAACCAATGGGAGTTACGAACAGTTAGGTATTGTTAGTTGGGGAGATGGATGTGCCCAAGCTAATGCTTATGGTGTTTACACCAACATAAGCCATTTTGAATCATGGATCGCTGATAAAACAAAAGGCTTTAGTTATCGTGAAAATGAGTACCTTGGTATGCGTACTCCTGGAGAGCTTACTCATACCTTTGAGTTTGCAAACTACAGTGATCAGGTAATTACGGTTTCTAATGTCACTCCGTTGAAAGGTGCTGTCATCGTTAACAACGGTTGTAACAACATTGCGGTTGGTGAAACTTGTCAAATCCAAGTGACCAAAGAGATTAATTTAATCGGCAAGGACCCATTTGGTGTCCAGATAAATACCGATTTGGCAGGGTCTGAGGTGGTAACAAGTAATGTGAATGTGATAGGTGCTCGTGAGTTAAATCAAAGTGCTGCCTCTCTGATTAATATTCCAAACAGTGAAATATTGAGCACCGAAGCGTGGAGAGTGGAAGGCAGTGAGATCGTTTCACCATCACTAAGTCATGCTCAAATAGCTCGTGTTAGTATCCAGGGTATTCCAAGAGGTACAGTATCGTTAGACTTGAATGTGTCGACTGAGCAAAACTATGATTATATGCTGATTTTTGTTAATGGACAGTTAGAGTACTCTAAGTCAGGTACTGGATCAGATACTGCTCAACTTAGATTAGTCCGTGAAACTGGCAATAGCATAATGATTGCTTATGCAAAGGACGAAAATGGTATTGGTGGCCAAGATAAAATTAAGTTCAGCAACCTTAAATACACTAATGAGGTTGTGATCTCTAAATCAAGTGGTACTCAAGTCGCTAAGTCGGGCGGCGGCGGTGGTTCATTTGGCTGGCACTGGTTGTTAATGTTAGTGGGCGTTGGTTTACTAAGAAAACGCCACTAATTTCCCAGTGTTTTGATTTAAAGAGCTTCATAGTGTGAAGATCTTTTTGTTGAAACCTTACCTGTCGTCAATTAGGTTGCAGACATCAAAAAGCCCAGCTTATCACAAGCTGGGCTTTATAATTTTTGCTATTGCTTTGCGCTACAGAGAAGTTTGACTCATTAAGCGGCTGCAGCGAACTGTGCTAGAAACATATCTTTGCGCTCGTTGAAGCGGTTTACTAGGTCGTCAACTGACGCTTGGTCGTATGGCTTAAGGCCACTTGCTACCATGCGTTTAACGCCTTTACCAACCACTTCGCCATCTTCTTTAAAGTCGAAGTTAAGAGTTACAACACCGCGCTTGCCTTCAACGTCGAATGTTGCGCCAGAGAACGCAACTTCTGGGTGAGTTAGGTCTAAACGAGAAAACTCTACTTCCATGCTTTCATAGATAACCAGAGGACGTTGACAGTTGATCATCATCTGTTGCTCTTCCATAAGAGGAACCATGATGTGCGGGAAGTTCATACCCGAGAACTGAACGTAGTTAGTCACGACATGCTCGATGAAGGCTTGATCTTGGCTTGTTTCACCTTCACATGTCATGTGTAGGTACTCTTTGCCTTTCTCATCAACAACAGCACTTTCTTTATCGCATTTGTTTTCTACATCTAATGCAATGCCATCGCTTACCATGCCTGAAAAATCAAAACGCATCTTTTGGCTGATGCCTTGCTTTTGCAGTAGAACCGCAAATAGTAGGTCGCCAGGTACACAGAAGCGTTTGTTATCTTCATCGTGAATTGGGTTGAAATCACCAGCAACCTTTTTTGCGAAGTGACTAGCTTGTTCACGAGTGAATTGAAATTTGTTTTCTTCAGTAGAAACGTATGGTGTTAGAAACATAATACCGCTATTCATTATCAAAACTGGGGCGATTATAACGGACTAATTCGAATCTAATGGTCTATCCAGTTAGTGACTGTGTTCATATTCTACTGACCGACCGTGTAGGTTTTATGTGATCTTGATTGTTATATTGATGCTGCAAATGGCAGGGGTGACTAGGAAGGTAAAGGGGCAAATTATTAAAGCCTGCACTCGATACCCGGGGTAATGAAGTGCAGGCTTAGTCGGTTAAGCGGCTAATTTATTAGCTTAGAAAATTGCTACTTAGAAACTACATAGAATACCGTCAGGCATTAGATGGTTGTGTACTGAAAGCTTAAGCAGCAAGTTAGCTTGTTCAATGTCTGGCGCGAAATAGCGGTCTTTGTCGTAGAAGCTGACTTTCTCTCGTAGAATTTGTTTCGCTTCTTCCACTCTCGCTGAAGACTTGTTTGGCGCTCGGAAATCAAGCCCTTGCGCTGCTGACAAGTATTCAACGGCAAGGATGCCACGGGTATTTTCGGCCATGTCACGTAAGCGACGGCCTGCGAATGTTGCCATTGATACGTGATCTTCCTGGTTTGCAGAGGTTGGCAAACTATCAACCGAAGCAGGGTGCGCGAGTGTTTTGTTTTCACTTGCTAGTGCCGCAGAAGTTACCTGAGCGATCATAAAGCCTGAGTTCACACCACCGTTATCGACCAAGAATGGAGGTAGTTTGCTTAATGCGCTATCGATAAGCAGAGCCATGCGTCGCTCTGACAAGCTACCGATTTCTGCAATCGCGAGGGCTAAGTTATCAGCGGCCATTGCCACAGGTTCTGCGTGGAAGTTACCACCAGAAATAATGTCGCCATCGTCTGCAAACACTAATGGATTATCAGACACAGAGTTTGCTTCAATATTTAGGATATCCGCTGCATTTCTAATCTGTTGCAAACAAGCACCCATCACTTGAGGCTGACAACGTAGTGAATACGGATCTTGAACCTTTTCACAACAAGTATGAGACTCACCAATTTCACTGGTTTGATCGAGTAGGTGACGGTAAGCCAGTGCAGCGTCCATTTGACCACGGTGGCCACGTACGCGGTGGATACGAGGGTCGAAAGGTCGACGGCTTCCAAGCGCCGCTTCTACTGACATCGCACCACATACTGTTGCAGACGCAAATAGATCTTCTGCCGCAAACAGGCCTTCTAGTGCAAATGCTGTAGAAGCTTGAGTGCCGTTGAGTAGTGCTAGACCCTCTTTCGGTGCGAGGGTAATTGGCTCAAGCCCTGCAATTTGCATCGCTTCTAGGCCAGTAATGATCTTGCCGTTGTGACGCGCTTGACCTTCACCCAGTAGAACCGTACTCATATGAGCAAGGGGTGCCAAGTCGCCCGATGCACCTACAGAGCCTTTTTGTGGCACACAAGGATAGACTTGCGCGTTCACTAGGTCGATAAGTGCATTGATGACCTTAAGACGAATACCTGAATAGCCACGTGACAAGCTGTTGATCTTTAGCACCATCATTAGACGAACGGTTTCGTCAGACATGAACTTGCCGATACCAGCCGCATGCGAAAGCACGATACTTTTCTGTAGTACTTCTAAATCTTCAGGTGCGATTTTCGTGTTTGCGAGTAAGCCAAAACCAGTGTTGATGCCATACACGGTACGATCTTCGGCGATCACTTGTTCAACGACCTGAGTGCTTGCTTCGATATCCGGAATGGCTTCAGGGTCCAACGATAGGTTCACTGGGCTACGGCTGATTTTACGAAGCTCGGATAGGCCAAGTTGTCCTGGTTTCAGTAATAGGTTCAACATATCTTCTCTCACTCTTAAAGCTTACGTAGTTCAGCGTTTAACATAGGTAGGTCTAGCTTTTGGTCTTTCGCACACTGTTTAGCAATGTCGTAGCCTGCATCAGCGTGTCGCATTACACCAGTTGCTGGGTCGTTGTGCAGCACGCGAGCAATACGACGAGAAGCATCATCACTACCATCACAACAGATCACCATACCTGAGTGTTGCGAGAAGCCCATACCTACACCCCCACCGTGGTGTAGAGACACCCAAGTTGCGCCGCCCGCTGTGTTCAGTAGCGCGTTGAGTAGTGGCCAATCTGATACAGCGTCAGAGCCATCCATCATGCTTTCTGTTTCACGGTTAGGACTCGCTACTGAGCCTGAATCTAGGTGGTCACGACCAATAACGACGGGTGCTTTTAGTTCGCCATTTTTAACCATTTCGTTGAACGCCTGACCTAAACGTTCACGGTCTTTCAAACCAACCCAACAGATACGAGCAGGTAGACCTTGGAACTGAATGCGTTCACGAGCCATATCTAGCCAGTTGTGAAGATGTGGGTTGTCAGGAATCAGCTCTTTTACTTTCTGGTCAGTTTTGTAGATATCTTCTGGATCACCAGACAGTGCAGCCCAACGGAATGGACCAATACCTTCACAGAAAAGAGGACGGATATATTGAGGAACGAAACCTGGGAAATCGAATGCGTTCTCGACGCCTTCTTCCAGTGCCATTTGACGAATGTTATTACCATAGTCCACGGTTGCTGCACCGCGTTCTTGCAGATCTAGCATCGCTTGCACTTGGATTGCCATAGATTGCTTCGCAGCTTTGACTACTTTCGCTTCGTCGGCTAAGCGCTCTTCCGCTGCTTTCTCCATTGACCAACCTTGAGGTAGGTAGCCATTGAGTGGGTCGTGAGCAGAGGTTTGGTCTGTTACGGCATCTGGGGTGATGTTGCGTTCAACAAGTTCTGGGAATACGTCGGCTGCGTTACCAAGTAGACCAACAGAGACGGGTGTTTCAGATTCTGTAATGATCGCCATTGCTTCATCTAGGCTGGTGGCTTTTTTGTCTACATAGCCAGTGCGTAGACGGTAATCGATACGAGATTCGTCACACTCAACCGCGATCATAGAAAAACCTGCCATGGTTGCCGCTAGAGGTTGAGCGCCGC
The Vibrio pelagius genome window above contains:
- a CDS encoding methyltransferase family protein, with the translated sequence MKFLELKVPPLALFVVFLLLSYWLANSLTSASFSLPYHQLILFVGILSSGVIGLSAVWEFKKHKTTVNPIKVDSASLVVDSGIFGYSRNPMYLALFILLFCFGYYLQNLFSLVLSLLFVIYMNRFQILPEEQALESLFGAEYVDYKQKVRRWI
- a CDS encoding DUF2786 domain-containing protein yields the protein MDKKRALKKIAKCLELGNSANVNEAANAIKMAHNLMLKYGLEKDDIEFIKMGKTQSTHLLPANISSTLLRVIRGINTKFGVEAVLLNHKGLKRAEFIGEADRAIFAAFAFDIIYREMNEHTGQFRNSFAGSGTSSPEVTRRVNSFVSGWVEGALEKLPTITPDDESNNKINNYIDKEFKNIDRETFKQQLKEAMKNLTADYEVGLKKGRKLSVNRPVAGAQEAKRITKS
- a CDS encoding FAD-binding and (Fe-S)-binding domain-containing protein, with protein sequence MLPRLQLNADVDPVVVRFLEELKAAGFTGDIESHYSSRLAVATDNSVYQQLPQAVVLPKTTHDVSLVGKISAKSTYERVTFSPRGGGTGTNGQSLTKGVVVDLSRYMNQVIEINEKEGWVRVQAGIVKDQLNDAIRPYGYFFSPDLSTSNRATLGGMINTDASGQGSLKYGKTSDHVLSLQAVFADGSILESDLSNGLPNVGEYAHKALEVTESVCREKRQQILEKFPPLNRFLTGYDLKNALNEENDRFDITRVLCGAEGSLAFITEAKLNLTPIPKARTLVNVKYNSFDSALRNAPFMVEANALSVETVDSRVLNLAKQDIVWHTVSDLLTDVPNKEMLGINMVEFAGQDEAEVEAQVSALTERLNQMLEAEEAGIIGFQVCSDLASIGRIYNMRKKAVGLLGAAKGRAKPVAFAEDTCVPPENLADFIAEFRELLDAKSLNYGMFGHVDAGVLHVRPALDLCDPKQEALMHEVSDEVVKLVAKYGGLMWGEHGKGYRSEYGPDFFGQELFTELRRVKAAFDPHNKMNPGKICTPLDSDAELVKVTDTKRGYYDRQIDVQVRDSFKQAMECNGNGLCFNYDTSSPMCPSMKVTADRRHSPKGRAGLVREWLRQLTEQGVDILDLEQQALNDSTPVKTMIERVRNSLNKRHEYDFSHEVHEAMNGCLACKACASQCPIKVDVPSFRSRFLNIYYSRYQRPAKDYLVANIETMLPLMAKAPKVVNAALSQKWVQSATAKTVGYVDAPLMSVPTLDKRLSEKQLKAFDLQYLEGLSKEQKQQHVLIVQDPFTSYYDADVVEDFVSLLIKLGKTPVVLPFKPNGKAQHIKGFLSKFAKNAKSTADFLSLIADIGIPLVGVDPALVLCYRDEYLEVLGDKRGDFDVLTVHEWMLPRLEEFATRESSEEMWYLFAHCTEKTKMPNAEKEWGAIFAHFGAGLTTVPVGCCGMAGTFGHEVDKLQMSKDIYGLSWKPQIQDLPKDRCLATGYSCRSQVKRFEGEKLAHPLQALERLI
- a CDS encoding OmpA family protein → MKKITLALALTIALTGCQATQRQNATTGESETNSATQGALIGAIAGAVAGAATGDDSKDRRKRALIGAAGGAAVGGGIGYYFDQQEAALRQELLNSGVQVERVGENQLLLRLENGIGFESGSYALEPSIHKTLRGVARILVEYPDTSLVIDGHTDSTGSESTNQILSERRAESVRAFLISQDVAAGRAIARGNGERYPICDNGTSQGRACNRRVEIQILPLK
- a CDS encoding DUF3334 family protein — encoded protein: MRKNKTVTTEDILLKLCQSVSSVLTSATASSVQYSAMVQKISKTSLKPDFGCFVLFDGGFSGLVVINFTSKAALEIYTNYMRNMGMPEDELAVLHTSDEVGDVLGELMNQLVGDFTNKVRKELQTNITQNQPKMLALNKQVNLSVDTNLDRPQARRVTFSTEKNNIFYLELAMDKTEFIQLEEFEISEDECPDSILEATQKKMNDGKTDNKLSDNDAAADLLDELGI
- a CDS encoding J domain-containing protein, translated to MLHKVILIPLLFCLLSAQSFAEITKQELTQLQEKANQGNSEDEFRLAQIYLNEPSIKNEEEAFYWFSQAAEQGHQQAQLQTADMLLTGHGTQKDINAAALWYTQLAIEGNHQAAFNLGELYEQKPESFDGLDQAGLWYRLASSQLPQAQQAYERVLQAQFNQRRSQQVSSFKALDEQYSEQATTQPTHSSPVNVSSTSQQSQASQNLTIGFAIVITLLLGLTGFLIAKLRQGDSTKTEDISREQIKLKDIQLKQQKHQIATLYKELKKRQGSKSHHNLQLACAVFGYNVSAIPEQKQIKLRYKQLSKIYHPDGQGSDEEMKRLNAALKTILQNVTKT